CTCGCCTCCGCCAGCACCCGCTCACGCCCTTGGGGGGACAACTTCAATCTGGCCGCAGTCACTACCCCAGCCATACTGGGAAACAACAACTCAAACTTCGCCAGTTTTTCTTCGCGCGTCTGACCTGGAACAAATGGCAATAGCCGCTCGCGATACGCTTCTCGCGCCGCCTCAATCCGCTTTCGCACGGACAACGGCTTTCGTGAAAGCTCCGGCCCGAGGGCAGCGAACGCACATCCCATTCCCGGCGAATTCGCGTGGCCGGCGCTCAGATAGCGTTCAATGATCGCCCGCAGAGCCTGACCTTCGGGCGCCGACTTTGCAACCTCGAGCATGCCACTTCCCATCTCGTCGAACGCCCGTGCCACCGCTTCGACGAAGAGGTCATCCTTGCTCTTAAAGTGCCGGTAGAAGCCCCCTTTCGTGAGGCCCACCTTCTTCATCACCGTCCCGATGCCGCTGCTGTCCCCACCGTGCTCGCGAAACGAGCGAGCAGCTACGGAAAGAATCTTCTCGTGGTTCTCGGCCTTATGTTCCGGCGAGTAGCGCATGAGATGAGAGTACGATCGTACTCTAACAATGTCAAGGGCACAGGTGCCCCGGCGCGCGCTCCCGCTTGTGAATGTTATTTAGGCACCCGGCTCCCCAAGTACATGAGGGCGCGATAGTAGTATTGGTGACTTCATGCCACCTCGTGAACCCAAGATCGAAAGCCTAACCCACCAAGTCCCCATCAAAATCGCGCCGAGTGCCAGCCAGGCTTGCTCCAGACGCGCTTGCGCACTTCTTCTTTCTTTGCTTCTCTCCCTAGGTATCGCGCTTGCTCAGCCTGATGATGGATCGAACAAGCCGACTCTCCTGGTCGATGTGGACCATCGCCAGCAGATCAGCCTCGATGGCGATTGGCATGCCA
This is a stretch of genomic DNA from Terriglobales bacterium. It encodes these proteins:
- a CDS encoding TetR/AcrR family transcriptional regulator, with the translated sequence MRYSPEHKAENHEKILSVAARSFREHGGDSSGIGTVMKKVGLTKGGFYRHFKSKDDLFVEAVARAFDEMGSGMLEVAKSAPEGQALRAIIERYLSAGHANSPGMGCAFAALGPELSRKPLSVRKRIEAAREAYRERLLPFVPGQTREEKLAKFELLFPSMAGVVTAARLKLSPQGRERVLAEARKFFVKNFTER